Sequence from the Fulvivirga ligni genome:
TGTAAGCAGCACCGTAGCACCTACAATTACCGACTGATCTTCCGCATCAGTAAGCTTGCCGCTAACACTGTAGTCCTGAGCATAAATTACTCCAGGAAGAAGTAAGCATATATAAATGAATAGTCTCTTAATCATTATCACCTCTTCTGCCTCCTCTTCCTCCTCTCGGCGATCTTTCAGTAACTTCCTGATAAAGCTTGAACTGATCTTCTGAAAGAATATCTTTCATGGCTTCATCCTTCTTTTTTCGGTTTTCCTGAAACTGAGCTCTCATATTCTCACGGTCACCTGATGCGATGGTTTCTTTCACCGTAACCTCAAACTGTTTGTACACTTCATCAATCAATAGCTTCTGATCTTCATTTAAATCAGTGATTTTTTCAAGTACTTCTTTCTTCTCATTTGCTATTCTTTCAGAAGGATCAAACTGTCGGTTTGGTCTGTCTCCACCTTGTGCTAAACTCATGGTTTGTATGGCCAACAGTGCGGAAAATATTAATGCTATTCTTTTCATTTCTAATGGTTTTAAAATCGAGAGTTAATTTACTGCGAAAACCACTGATCAGGAAAACTATTCAACCAACGTTCATATTTCCTCAACGAACGACTTGCATAGTTTTTTTCGATTCGTTAATTGAGGCCGCAAAGGTGTTGGTAGAGAAGAATTGCAGTTTCGTTGAATTTTCTCTCCAGTTATTTCTGATTTATCTAATTTTATATGGTGAGGAAATTTGAACGAGCGAGAAACATAGGCATACACCTAATATTTTGGTTAGCTTATGCCACATTAATGTATAACTGGATGTCATCTGCCTGGATGGATTACATTCAGAGTTTGTGGCTCACCTTACGCATAGTTAGCATACATGCTTTTGTGTTTTACATTAATGTATATCTGCTACTGCCCAAGCTGATGGAAAAGAACAGGTATGCACAGTATTTTCTTTCCATTGTAGCACTACTGTTTCTGGTATATTTTCTACGCGAAATGCTCAGCCATGTCATCCCCTTTGATCCTGCCGAGCGCATACGTCAGTTTAGAAAAATGAACCCTCCACCAGACGGCATGAATATACCGCGTCCTTTTGACCGAAGACCTGGAGTGAATCCGAGGGTGGTTATGGATATCATTTCTGTGGTGGCTGTTTTATTTGTTAGTACCACCTATTGGCTGACTCAACAGACACGCAAAAGAAAACAGGCAGAGGTAAGTTTGAAAAACGAAAATCTGAACACCGAGCTAAGACTATTGAAATCGCAGATTAATCCACATTTCTTGTTTAATGCTCTGAATAATATTTACAGCATGTCTTTCACTAATCAGAAAAATGCTCCTGACATGATCATGAAGCTTTCAGATATGCTGAGATATGTTTTGTATGAAAGCAATGAGTCTCGCGTGAGCCTTGCCCGTGAAGTGGACTACATTCATAATTTCATTGATTTTCAAAAACTCAAACTAGAGGGAGAGCCTAACATAATCATTGATATTAATGTAACTAATCATGCCCTGCTGGTAGAGCCCATGCTGTTTATTCCTTTCATAGAAAACAGCTTTAAACACAGCAATTTAGAAAGTGACAGCGGATGGATTAAAATGCTATTAAACTCTGATAAACAGCAAATTACATTTGAAATATCGAATAGTAAGCCCAAACAAACCTACTCTAAGGATAACACTTCCGGCATAGGCCTGGAAAATGTAAAGAAGCGGCTTCAATTGCTTTACCCTGAAAAGCACGAGCTGATAATAGAGGACAAAGTAGACTCATTTACCGCTAAACTTGTTATACTGGTATGACGGCAAAGTGCATAATTATAGATGACGAACA
This genomic interval carries:
- a CDS encoding sensor histidine kinase, whose product is MVRKFERARNIGIHLIFWLAYATLMYNWMSSAWMDYIQSLWLTLRIVSIHAFVFYINVYLLLPKLMEKNRYAQYFLSIVALLFLVYFLREMLSHVIPFDPAERIRQFRKMNPPPDGMNIPRPFDRRPGVNPRVVMDIISVVAVLFVSTTYWLTQQTRKRKQAEVSLKNENLNTELRLLKSQINPHFLFNALNNIYSMSFTNQKNAPDMIMKLSDMLRYVLYESNESRVSLAREVDYIHNFIDFQKLKLEGEPNIIIDINVTNHALLVEPMLFIPFIENSFKHSNLESDSGWIKMLLNSDKQQITFEISNSKPKQTYSKDNTSGIGLENVKKRLQLLYPEKHELIIEDKVDSFTAKLVILV